One stretch of Leishmania panamensis strain MHOM/PA/94/PSC-1 chromosome 29 sequence DNA includes these proteins:
- a CDS encoding thymine-7-hydroxylase, putative (TriTrypDB/GeneDB-style sysID: LpmP.29.0250) gives MFLPVIDIAPLYHDNKTDLLRVAHAIDEACRTCGFFYITGHNLPKGRMEKVTEMAEKFFALPHQEKLRINLEKSPNHRGYGTYAAEQLDPSKPGDWKETFDMGFHLPPDHPSVVAGKPLRGPNNHPTWIEGWTDLMEQHYSDMQRLSLLLLRALALALDIDEGFFVSKFHEPLSVFRMIHYPALPDEKGRVVCGEHTDYGIVTLLYQDKAGGLQVKNAQGEWVDAPPVEGSYVVNIGDMMAMWSNGRYKSTLHRVLSPGVDRISMPFFCEPNPETTISCLPNCFDEANPAKYPDIKAGDWLLMRFKQTYAYRADDVRP, from the coding sequence ATGTTCCTTCCGGTGATCGACATTGCGCCACTGTATCACGACAACAAGACAGACTTGTTGCGCGTTGCACACGCGATCGACGAGGCATGTCGCACTTGTGGTTTCTTCTACATCACCGGGCACAACCTCCCGAAGGGCCGCATGGAGAAAGTGACGGAGATGGCAGAAAAGTTCTTTGCTCTTCCACATCAAGAGAAGCTTCGGATTAACCTTGAGAAGTCGCCGAACCACCGCGGCTACGGCACGTACGCTGCAGAGCAACTCGACCCTAGTAAGCCTGGCGACTGGAAAGAGACTTTCGACATGGGCTTCCACCTGCCGCCGGACCACCCTTCTGTTGTTGCCGGCAAGCCGCTGCGTGGCCCCAACAACCACCCCACCTGGATTGAGGGCTGGACCGATCTGATGGAGCAGCACTACAGCGATATGCAGCgcctttctctgctgctgctgcgtgcgttGGCACTGGCACTCGACATCGACGAGGGCTTCTTTGTCTCGAAGTTTCACGAGCCGCTGAGCGTGTTCCGCATGATCCACTACCCTGCACTGCCGGACGAGAAGGGCCGCGTTGTGTGTGGCGAACACACAGACTATGGCATCGTGACGCTGCTGTACCAGGACAAGGCTGGCGGCCTGCAGGTGAAGAACGCGCAGGGCGAGTGGGTGGACGCCCCGCCAGTCGAGGGCAGCTATGTGGTGAACATCGGCGACATGATGGCGATGTGGAGCAACGGGCGGTACAAGAgcacgctgcaccgcgtgcTAAGCCCCGGCGTGGACCGCATCTCAATGCCGTTCTTCTGCGAGCCGAATCCCGAGACAACGATCTCGTGCCTGCCGAACTGCTTCGATGAGGCGAACCCTGCAAAATATCCGGACATAAAGGCTGGTGACTGGTTGCTGATGCGCTTCAAGCAGACGTATGCGTACCGCGCCGATGACGTGAGACCGTAG